In [Phormidium] sp. ETS-05, the genomic window GGTATCGGCGTCGGGGTTAAATGGAGCGTAGTTATCTTTGATGATTTCTAGGGATTCATGGAAATGAAAGTGATAGTATGCCATGAGGATTTGGCAGAAATCGCGAAATTTTTGCACGTCTGAGGGTGCCAGCTTGCCCTCTTGGATGCAGAGTTCTACGAGGTCAGAGCGGCGGTAGGGGATGAAGGCTTCGCGGTTTTGATAAACTGCCATAGGGTGGGGCTAACTCAAGGGAGAATGTGGGTTAATACCATTTGGCTGTCACTTAACTAGAGTACCGCATGATGGGGAATAAATTTTGGCTGGTGCCAAAATTATGGGAGCTGGGGGCGGGATGCTCGTAAAATAAGGGGAGATACTATTACGGGGGCAAGAATGGCTCAAGAAGAGTTGGCTAAAGGGAGTGATAGTCGCTGCGTGGTGGGGATGGACTTGGGAGGGAGTGCCATCAAACTGGGGTTGTTTGCGGCGGATGGGAGCTGTGTTCGGGATATGATGGTGGCGACGCCGCAACCGGCGACACCGGAGGCGGTTTTGGCGGCGATGGTGGAGGCGATCGCCCGTTTGGACCCATCAAACCAAAGTGAAGCGATCGGCATTGGCACCCCCGGTCCTGTTGACGCCACCGGGAGAATCGCAAAAATAGCCATCAACTTGAAAGGATGGCATAACGTCCCCCTAGCCGACTGGTTAGAAGCGAAAACCGGTAAACCCACAGTCCTAGCCAACGATGCCAACTGCGCGGGAATGGGAGAAGCATGGCTCGGAGCTGGTCGGGGGTGCCGTAACTTTATCATGCTGACCCTAGGGACCGGAGTCGGCGGCGCCATTATCCTCGATGGTAAACTGTTTGTCGGACATAACGGCGCCGCTGGAGAACTGGGTTTAATTACCCTCAACCTCTACGGACCAGAGTGCAACAGCGGCAACCGGGGGTCTTTAGAACAGTACGTATCAGTACAAGCCATTCGGCGACAAACAGGGGGGATGGAACCGGACCACCTGGCCCATATGGCACAAGCAGGCAACCGGCAAGCACATGAGTTTTGGGAGAGTTACGGCCATCACTTAGGGGCCGGTTTAGCCAGTTTGATTTACGTTTTGTCACCAGAAGTAGTAGCGATCGGCGGCGGTATCAGCGCCAGTGCCGACCTATTTTTACCCGCCGCGATCGCCGAAGTAGAAAGAAGAGTATTACCAGAATGCCGCTCAGGACTGCAAATCATCCCCGCACAACTAGGAGGAAAAGCCGGAACCGTCGGAGCCGCCAAACTAGCTTACTCCCTAATCTAGGGTCATTTTGACCAGTAAAAAAACCGGGTTTCTAGCTGAGTTACTCCGCGAGCATCCGTAGGGTGGGCAGTGCCTGAAGTCACCTGTGCAAACCATTGTTCTGTAGTTGGCACTGCCCACCCTACAGAACCCAAGGGACATCCTGTTTAATTATGTGAATTTACTTAACAGTCAAGAAACCTTCTCCCTGAGATAACACGGCTCGGAATCAAAGTTATAGTTTAAGAAGGTGGCTACTGTTCTGAGTAACTCTGTGGTTTAATTCACCACAGAGACAGGAAAAATGCAGAGTTACTCCAGACTGTAGCCAGTTTTCTTTTCTATGTATTCCATCACCAGAGAATAAGCATCGGGATTGCTGTGGGGATGGATAATGATGCGGGTGCCGCTGTCGGGGAGCCAAAAAGATATCTTGCCCGTGTTCGGCTCGCGGGAAAAAGCACTAATGCGGGCAAGATTGATGGCATATTCCTCCCGATCGTAGAGGATTTTGACCCAGTAAGCACCTTGCTCGGGGGTGGTGACAATTTGCTTTATATAATTAACCACCTTTTCATAAGCATCTTGATTGCTTTGGGGATGGATCAAAATCGGGATCCGACCGTCAGGCAACCAAAATGTCACCCTATGGTTGGGGGCGCGACAAAAAGCACTGATCTGCTTCAGATCGATGACGTAAGTATCTCTCTCATAACTGATTTTGATCCAATACGTCACAAGACCTCCTTGGCGGCCAAGTCTTGGCATTTCAGAAACTTTGGGCTCATTTTACAATGGTCTGGAAGAACTGAATGCAGGGGAGTAGGAAGCATGAGCATCCGTCATTTCCCCTTCCGTATCGAGGGATATCGCCCCAAGTCCGTCTGACTCGATACTTGCCTCGGAAGCTACTTCCAGCCTTGCCATTGCGGCTTCGATGAACCCGAGAAATAGGGGATGAGGAGTGCTGGGACGGGATTGGAATTCCGGGTGGAATTGGGTAGCAATGAAAAAGGGGTGATTGGGGAGTTCGATGATTTCTACTAAACGTCCATCGGGAGAAGTACCGCTAATGGCATAGCCACTTTCGATAAATAAGTTGCGATAGGCGTTGTTGAATTCATAGCGGTGGCGGTGGCGTTCGTAAATCACCTCTTGCTGGTAAAGGCGTAACGCCAGAGTGTTGGGTTTCAGCCTACAGGGATAGAGGCCGAGGCGCATCGTGCCACCTAAATCTACCACATCTTGCTGTTCTGGGAGGAGGTCAATCACGGGATTGAAGGTGTTGGGGTCAAATTCGGAACTATTGGCAGAATCCAGACGGGCCACATGGCGGCCCCATTCAATTACGGCACATTGCATCCCCAGGCACAAGCCGAGGAACGGCAGTTGATACTGCCTTGCGTGTTCGATCGCCGCTATTTTACCATCTACTCCTCGGACGCCGAAACCCCCTGGCACTAAGACACCGTGGACCCCAGCCAGCTTGGTGGCGGGGTCGCCAATTTCGATATCTTCAGAATTCACCCAGCGCAGATGCAGCTCGCATCCCCGGGCGATCGCCGCATGGCGGAGCGCTTCCGTCACCGAAATATAAGCATCATTTAACCGCACATACTTACCCACCAGGGCAATTTCCAGGCGTTTACCCCCCTGATACAGACGCTGTACCAGAGTTTGCCACTGGCTGAGGTCCGGTTCGCGTTGCTCTAGGTGCAAATGTTCCAGAGCCTCATGGGCCAGTCCTTCTTTTTCCAGAGTCAGGGGTACTTCATAGATGCTCTTGGCATCCTGAGAGGTAATCACCCTTTTCACCGGTACAT contains:
- a CDS encoding ROK family protein encodes the protein MAQEELAKGSDSRCVVGMDLGGSAIKLGLFAADGSCVRDMMVATPQPATPEAVLAAMVEAIARLDPSNQSEAIGIGTPGPVDATGRIAKIAINLKGWHNVPLADWLEAKTGKPTVLANDANCAGMGEAWLGAGRGCRNFIMLTLGTGVGGAIILDGKLFVGHNGAAGELGLITLNLYGPECNSGNRGSLEQYVSVQAIRRQTGGMEPDHLAHMAQAGNRQAHEFWESYGHHLGAGLASLIYVLSPEVVAIGGGISASADLFLPAAIAEVERRVLPECRSGLQIIPAQLGGKAGTVGAAKLAYSLI
- a CDS encoding CTP synthase; protein product: MTKFVFVTGGVVSSIGKGIVAASLGRLLKSRDYSVTILKLDPYINVDPGTMSPFQHGEVFVTQDGAETDLDLGHYERFTDTSMSRLNSVTQGSIYQAVINKERRGDYQGGTVQVIPHITNEIKERIHRVGRNTNPDVVIAEIGGTVGDIESQPFLEAIRQFRKDVGRSNVLYIHVTLVPWIPSAGEMKTKPTQHSVKELRSIGIQPDILVCRSDRPLPPGLKEKVSEFCDVPVKRVITSQDAKSIYEVPLTLEKEGLAHEALEHLHLEQREPDLSQWQTLVQRLYQGGKRLEIALVGKYVRLNDAYISVTEALRHAAIARGCELHLRWVNSEDIEIGDPATKLAGVHGVLVPGGFGVRGVDGKIAAIEHARQYQLPFLGLCLGMQCAVIEWGRHVARLDSANSSEFDPNTFNPVIDLLPEQQDVVDLGGTMRLGLYPCRLKPNTLALRLYQQEVIYERHRHRYEFNNAYRNLFIESGYAISGTSPDGRLVEIIELPNHPFFIATQFHPEFQSRPSTPHPLFLGFIEAAMARLEVASEASIESDGLGAISLDTEGEMTDAHASYSPAFSSSRPL